In the genome of Candidatus Buchananbacteria bacterium CG10_big_fil_rev_8_21_14_0_10_42_9, the window GAATTTTGCGTCAGATTTTGCTCACCGGAAATCTTTGAAAGCCCCCATACCTACTTACAAAAAACGCTATAGCCTGTTCCAACTGCTGTGGTATACCCTTATTTCGTCTATTGACAAATTTGACTATTTATGTTAAACTCAGCCCTGCTTCTTAAACTAAAGAAAGTTTAAAAGCTTGATGCCGGCTTGGGCCAATTTTAACTTAAGCCGCAAAGTATAGTAGCTATAGAAATGCAGTCGAATTTCTTTTTACTATCGCAACATTAATTCACTTTATTTCTGTATCTACATATGCAAGGAACTATTAAGAAAATAGTAGACGGTAAAAACTTCGGTTTTATCAGCCAAGGCGGCGACAAAGACGTATTCTTTCACGCAGACAAACTCAATGGAGTTGGTTTCGATGAATTAAAAGAAGGCGATTCTGTCACCTACGACGTTGAACAAACAGACAAAGGGCCAGCCGCTACCAATGTTCAAAAAGCTTAACATTTATTGTTAATAACTTTTTTAAAAAAAATCGCCGTAATGGCGATTTTTTGATAGAATAATTTTATGATAAATAAAAAAGCACCTT includes:
- a CDS encoding cold-shock protein, which produces MQGTIKKIVDGKNFGFISQGGDKDVFFHADKLNGVGFDELKEGDSVTYDVEQTDKGPAATNVQKA